The window TtccattagtttgactttttttaccccttaaatatttacactcaatccaagTGAGTTCTTATTCTATCTATtagtcctatttattttttgttactatttatttatcactcttaatttgtattttattcttaatttataaattaaatacagTTATGTGAGATCTTAAGTTTTTAAGACTATTTTTTAGCTTTTCCTCTGAAACCTAAAAATAAACGGAACAGTAATATAGTACCAAATGCATGTAAATACTTACCAGCATTCCTTCCATGTTCGTAATCCCCCTTAACATTATTAAGGATgcgtaaattaaaattaacaagCATGCTCTTTCCACCGGAAAGCTTGTTTTTGTCCAGGAGTTTCATATATAGTGAATGGTGGGTGGAAGATCCCTCTTCGTATCCATCTCTGTATAACACTAGTTTCCTGCATATTTTTCAACTCTCAACCAACAAAATTAGAGGAATTATATTAAGGGAAAACGTATcaaaacatactaaaaataaaataaacatcgCCTCTCATTTCCGTACGTTTGATAATTTGAAGGTACTAAAGCTGAATAAGCTAAGtcaaacatttttatattgactAATTACATGATTACttgagagaagaaaaaaaatatgtaataatCGTACTCATATTACTTTCTaactaaggtaaaatttaaatcCAATAAGTGAATGAttctaatatatatacatagtgcACAATAAAATATTGTGCAGTATACTCTTTAATTGTCTCTTTCCtaagtcatatatatatatactccctaATAAGTTTACACTTGATGTAGTGTGCACTAAATTCAATCAAGACGATCTACTTTCACCTTATAATatatgttaaagtatataatatttcATGGGACATAAgcttagcttaagcttttagttgatttAGTTCCTTGACATAATATCAAAAGCCAGCATGACAAAAAAAATCATGGGTTCTaatctcaatcacccctcatttaaagtgaaatattcagcACATGTGTGTATCCATACtcctagcccaaagggctctcgtatGAGGGAATGTGTTAGAGTAGTCCTTAACCAATAGCTTAATCTTTTAGTTGAGTCGGTTCCGTTACAATATATTCCCAAtgcaaaaaaaatcttttatcttttatgAACGGATCACAAAAAGGAAACACTATATTCCATGCATATCTTTTAAATGTATAGGTAATTAGACGTagtttatatatttatgtgagagcATGCATTCTCAAATAAATAAGAACGAAGTTAAGtattaaaaagaaagaaaaaaagtaaaaggGTGTGGCAAATTCGTATACACATACGCACCATGTATAATCTTCTCCATCGAATCTAGTAGTGAAAGTTTCAGATTCCAACGGTTCAGAACGGGGCGGAGTTAGGTCGAATGTGACGTCATAAATGcgttttggaatatttttcacAACTGATATCTGTGAATATTTTGGTTCACCACTTGTAATGTAAACCTCCGCTCCAAAAGTGCACTTGTGGTTAACCAAGAATCCATTTGATGGTAGTTTAAAATCATCTGTTTTTATTGCTTTCGGAATTCCCCATTCTGCATCTCGCACGTCAAAACTCCTTTCTCCCAAATCTGTGGAGTATTAATCAAAACATTCACTTTTTGTCTTTTAGGAAACAGGAAATAATATAAGCATCAAATcttaaatattgatttttcttagttttttaaaaaaggatTAATTAAtgcaattaaattatttaaaaatagcaAAGGACTTGAATGATTTATAAGTATATAATCAATATCCTTAagctttatatatattaaagttttacgaataatatttgttaaattaataaTGGTTGATCATTATATAAGAGCTAATTACTATTGAATTACCCTCCACATAGTGTTAGAGAATTAAACATGGTAAATTGAAAGTAATGATGTAATGGTGTGCTTACCTTCGATCACTAAATATTCACCCGATAATTGATCttgtataaaaaattttatggtCACAGTAACTTCGCTGGGTCGATTTACGGGATCCTTTTTCCTTGTGAGGTACAAGGAGACGTGTTGGTCACCTCCTCTTGCTTTATTCCCATTAGGATAAATACGTAGCGCCCTGAATTTCAGGCGAACCATAGATATAAGAGATGACCATCTTCTTTTTTTCTATCTATATTGgacaattttatatatttataataataagaaaaaattaccgtaaataatataatattttaatttttttctccaTAATAATACGATGTATTCATTAATCCTGAAAAATAACAAGTAATAGGTATATTTTCCACTGGCAAACTTTACCTGTTATTTACTCACAATTGTAGgtcattttataaaaaaaaattaataataaaatctttaaaaaagaaaaaaccacCCTTCTCTGTCCCAAATCTTCACTAACTTATCCTAACACCAACCTCTCAACAACCAATGCACCACCCCTCTGGCCTCGATCATTCTAACACCCCTCCCCGATGACTCCACCACCCCTCTCCTACCTCTGTGCAACTCTCAACCCTCAGAAACAAAACCTTCAAATTAACAATTTCTAAAATGAAAGAGTAAAAACTTTAAGTGAattaaaatcaagaaaaaagatCAGAAAGAGATGAGAATTACCAGTGAAGCTTGTTTTTGTTCTTGCATTTGaggtttaaattttatttaattaagttaTAAGTATCAAATCAAACAATCCTAACACTTTCATGAAACTAAATGGAGTTAATTGCTCAAAAAATCACCAACACAAGTGAATACCAATAAGAACTGAAATATTAGAAGTGGGTTGTTGATAAGAGTAGTGGTGGTGGGTCGCCGGAAATGATGGGGTGATAGTGGGAAGGTAGGTGGGGCTGCAATGGTGCGGTCGTGCTAGGGTGGGGGTTGGGGTAATGCACAGGTGGAAAGAAGGGGATGGggtgagattttttttaatttaaattaattattttttttttggtaaaaatgaCCTGTTTTACAGATAGCGGATGAAAATGGATTTTGGTAGAAAACTCACCTTAttgtttgtattattcatgattaattaacatttgatattattatggggaaaaaattgaaataatatcctaataataatatcaacaatTGCCCTTTGGCTCTTAAAATTTACTcttttttataactttattgtGGTAGAAAACTCACCTTAttgtttgtattattcatgattaattaacatttgatattattatggggaaaaaattgaaataatatcctaataataatatcaacaatTGCCCTTTGGCTCTTAAAATTTACTcttttttataactttattgttcccattcaaataaa of the Amaranthus tricolor cultivar Red isolate AtriRed21 chromosome 6, ASM2621246v1, whole genome shotgun sequence genome contains:
- the LOC130815888 gene encoding uncharacterized protein LOC130815888, giving the protein MPGSTWKGRNYNFDIADPSKPVLTFRSRKPSHFIFEIDSYDKLESALTAANLDVFETPQFAAGGVEWALRIYPNGNKARGGDQHVSLYLTRKKDPVNRPSEVTVTIKFFIQDQLSGEYLVIEDLGERSFDVRDAEWGIPKAIKTDDFKLPSNGFLVNHKCTFGAEVYITSGEPKYSQISVVKNIPKRIYDVTFDLTPPRSEPLESETFTTRFDGEDYTWKLVLYRDGYEEGSSTHHSLYMKLLDKNKLSGGKSMLVNFNLRILNNVKGDYEHGRNAVLDWYNYNKDTAGYPTFMPSGYLFSRRYKYVEDNNASVQVTFNSVFLSHLL